The Mangrovibacterium diazotrophicum DNA window CTATTACGAACCTGTGTTAGGTTTTCCGTGAAGGCAAAAACAAAAATTATTTGAAAAAAATTGAAAAAAGCATTATCTGCGCCTTGGTGAGTTCTTTACGAATGTAATTCAACGCGTGCCGAATCTGCGAATCAACGGTATTTTCAGAAATCTCCAGTCGACCGGCAATTTGCTTATAGCTCAAACCTTCAAATCGACTCATTCTAAAAATTTGCTTTCGTCTTTCCGGTAAATTTTCAATCAATGCCACGACCTTATCTTCCAGTTCCTTGCGCCAATCCCCTTCCTCCTGGTCCGTAACATGAAGATCAATCATCGCTTCATTTCCTACAAAATAAAGCTTTCGGGTGATGCCCTTTCGCAACTGGTCAACAACCTCGTGCCGGGCAATGGTAAATATGAAAGATACAAAGGCACGATCCGGATTTACTTTTTCGCGCTGAGTCCACAACTTTATAAAAACACGTTGCACCACATCGTCTGCATCCAGCTGGGAGGGAGCAAACTTCAATACAAAACCATTCAGTTTTGATTTGTAACGGTGGAACAAGATCTCAAAAGCCATCTGATCACCTGAGACAAAGCGTTCGACCAACTCTCTTTCAGTATTGAGCTCAAGTTTGGGCAAGTTCTATTCGTTAATTAGGATTTGCTACGAAAGTAAACAGCTTTAAGGAGAAAGCAAAGTTTGCCTCTTCTCCTGGTATATTAATCGACGGATTTAATAGAGGTTAAATGAAATTTATCAAGTCTACAGAAAAAATTAGGACGACTATTTCATCGTTTCTAACTCCAAAACTCCGTCGGATAAGACATTACCTGAAAGCGTTATTTCACTCTCATCCTGCTTCGAAACTCGCACCAATGTTTTTAAACCAGCGCCGCCAATGCTTCCCTTTACTATAAGTTTTTGCACTTGGCTCGCATAAATTCCAGCTTCTGTTTCGGTTTTGAGATTAGTGAGATCAAGGGCATCGAGAACGCAATTGACGGACTTTTCAATAAAAACTGCGGGACGGGCATCTATTTGTTTCGTCACAAAAGCACAGTTATCAAAGCGAATGTTTTCGGCATGGCGCAAATAGAATCCGTAAGCTGGCAGCACGCCGAACATGGTTGCTTCGGGGTAATCTTTGGGCTTGTACTCAACGGGACATTGAAAATCGGCCAAAGTCCCTCCTCCCGCAGATTCGACAATAATATCGTTCAAGCGAACATTACGGACTGGGAATCCCGGCTGTCCGGTGATGGAACAAGCAGTGTTTCCTTCAGTTTTTACCCGAACATGGCTGATGCTCACATCGCTTATTTCACCGACATGATCAATTGTTACCCCCGATTTATGGGACCGGGCACGGTTTCCCAATCGAATAAAGATGGGAGCTTCTGTTCCTTCAACCTGGATGTTGTTGATGCTGATTCCCTCCATTTTTCCGCCATCCACAATCTCGAGCGAAATGGCCGAGCTGCCGGTTGGGGCACCGTAAAAAGTGGGTTCTTTTATGGGCGAGGGCTTAACGACACAGTTCGAAATGGTGATGTTCCGGAAACCGCCGTTCGACTCTGTTCCCATTTTTATCGCATTGCAGCGACTACTGATCACACAATTCGTGATCGCGATATTTTCGCAGGCTCGTGGTGATGTACTTTTTAAGGTCACTCCATCGTCGTCAGAATCGGAAATGAAATCGGAAACCGTCACATCGTGGCATCCGTCCAAATCGAGACCATCGTTGTTGTAATTATTCCGGTTGAAAACCTTCACCCCACGAATCTGCACCTCGTCACAAGCCAGGTAGTGCTGCATCCAGCAACCGGAATTTCGCAAACTGATGTTCTCCACCAACACATTGCGGCAGGTGATAAAACGAAGCAAATGCGGGCGCGTAATCCCCTCATCATTCTTGGTCAGTTTCTTGAAACTGCGGCCCTGCCCGTCGATTGTTCCATAGCCCGTAATACTGACGTTAGTCGCATCTTCTGCATAAATCAACTGGATGGTCGCTTCCTGCGTACGCAGGGAAATATAGCCGGGTTTGATTTTTGTGTAGTCCTTCAAATCCCGGCTTCCGAACAGTACAGCGCCACTTTCGAGGTAAAAATTGACGTTGCTTTTCAAAAAAATGGAACCGGTTTTAAAATGACCGGCCGGAATCACAACGGTTCCTCCTCCGGCTTCCGAACACTGATCAATCGCCTGCTGAATGGCTTGGGTTGAAAGGAAAGCAGTATCAGCTTTCGCGCCAAAATCAAGAATATTATATTCCCGGGCTGATCCGCTGTTTACAACAAACAGCCCGATTAAAGCGAACAAAACGAATAGGTAAGATTTCATTGTTTACTGGTTTCTTGTTAGTTAATTGAATGTATATTGAAAATTATCGAACACCGCCGTCCCGCCTGTTTGATCTTGGTTGAAAGAGAACAAGCCAATTTTGGGGCCTTTCCAGTTTCCGCTCAAAACATGAAAATTAGCTCCCATCGTTTTGAAATTGACCTGATCGGTACTGAAATAAAATTGATTTTGCTTTGGAATAGCACTGATTAAAAGTTTCAGCCAGACAGTTGTCTCCTTGATCTTTTTTTCTTGTTTCATCCCGTTCACCACGGTGAAAATATACAGATCACCCTTCTTCTTTTCTATCCCGACCAAGGCAAATTCCTTCGCCATTAAACAAAGGCCGGCTAACTGTCCATCCTGCAGCTGGCTTCCGTCGAGTTCAACTTGTGCCTGCCCCGAACTTCCGATTACTTTTTGAGTAAGCGTATTTTTCGCTTGCAAAAATCCTGGCGCATAAAGTGCATCCAACGCCAGCTTTCCGGCTTGCCGCGTTAATGACCAAGCCGAATCCACCGGATTGTGATTCCACGACCATTGCAAGCCAAGTTCTGCGGAATCGAAATTATCCGAAGATTGCGGTTTCATAATTTCCGAAGTACCGTTCATCAACGGCTTTTTCCAAACATAAACAGGTTCGCCAATGCCGTTGCGATCCAGATCCACGCCAACCACCGGCCAGCCATCGCTCCAGTAAGCAGGTTGCAAGTGAACCACGCGACCAACGGCCGGAACCGATTGGAAATGCAGAAACCACCATTCGCCATTTGGTGTATCAACCAACGCACCCTGATGTGGACCATTAATCGTTGTTGAACCGGTTTCCAACACCACTTTCTTCTCGTAAGGTCCGTAAATATCTTTCGATCTTAAAACTGTCTGCCAACCTTTTTCTACGCCGCCCTCGGGAATACTCAGATAGTAGTAGCCATCTTTCTTCATGATTTTGGTTCCTTCGGCAACGGGCCCGGTGTAAACCGTCAAACCATCGTCGAGCAACGATTTTCCGTCGGCACTCATTTTATGAATAAGGATCGGTCCCGCACCGACCTTGCTGTGCCCGAGATAAGCCTGGCCGTCCTCATCCCAAAACGGACAAGGGTCTTCCCAACCAGCAATTGCGACGACTTGAGTCAATGGTTCCCAAGGCCCTTCAGGCCTGTCGGCCGACGACATGAAAAGACCTTCTTTGGGAGTACAGAAATAGACCCAGAATTTACCGTTGTGATACCTGATTGCCGGAGCCCAGCTTCCGCCGGCATAGCGATTGTTGGTGTCGTATGCCGGATCGAATTCAAACCGATCATAAACACGTCCAATGATCGTCCAATTGACCAAATCGGTGGAATGCAACACCGGCATTCCCATAAAATGAAATTCGGAACAAACCATGTAGAAATCGGCCCCAACACGAACCACATCGGGATCGGAATAGTCGGCATTCAACACCGGGTTGATGTAGGTTCCGTTTCCCTGATCACCCCAGGAAAGAACCTGTGCGGAAACTGCAAAATTTCCCATCAAAACAAAACTGAGACAAATCAGGATCAACTTTAAATCGTTCATAAATTCAGGTTTTACGTCGTACTCGCAATGCGTTTGATGCCTATTGATAACCGCTCTACAAATTACAAAAAACAGGCTATTTCCGAACCTGCCGATACTTCTTTCGATATTCTGCTGGTGTCAGGTTGTATTTGGCTTTAAAACATTTTCCAAAATATTTCAGATCCGAAAAACCAACCTGGTAGCATGCTTCTTTCACCAACACATTTTCTTCCGCCAAAATCTTTGCAGCCTGGCTGAGTCGAATTTCGCGAATGAATTCGATCGGTGACGAACCCGTTAAACTCTTCAGTTTGTTGAAAAAAGTCGTTTTCGACAAATTGACCTGCTTGCCCAACTCCTCCACCGAAAACTCCGGATCCTCCATGTGATCTATAATATATTTAACAAGCTCTTCCATGAATTCCTGATCCTTGGTCGACAACGGCATTAACTCCTCATCTGTTTCGGGCATGAAATCGGGTTGCTTGTAAAATGCCTGCAATCGTCGGCGTTGCTCCATCAAATTGGCAATTCGCGCTTTAAAATAGCCGACACTGAAGGGTTTAGTCAGGTAATCATCGGCGCCATGAGTCAAGCCCGACAATTTACTCTCGGCATCGGTTTTAGCCGAAAGCAAAACAATGGGAATGTGGCTTGTCGACTCGTCATTGCGCAGGCGTTTTAGCAACTCGATGCCATCCATTTTCGGCATCATAATATCGCTGACAATGAAATCGGGGTTGTGTTGCAAGGCCAACTGCAAACCTTCCTCTCCGTCGCCCGCTTCATAAATTGTGTAATCTTCTTCGTCCAGCAAACTTTTCATGAAGTGCCTCAACTCCGGATCATCTTCTACCAATAATCCAATTGGATTGGCTCTTTTTTCGGCCTTTGCCGGAAGTACCTTTTCCGCCGTCAAATTTTCGTCGACAGCTTGTGCGTTCTCACGTTGCGGAGAAACCAAGTCCACATCCGAGCCAAAATGGCTGTGTCCTTTTTGAAAACTGATGGCAACTTTTGTCCCGTCTCCAACCTTACTATCAAGCTGGATTTTTGCTCCATGCTGATCGGCAAAATCTTTCACCAACGACAGGCCAATTCCGGTGCTGGGATTATCCGGGTTTTCATTGAAATTTGAAAACCGAACAAACAGTTTCTTTTGCTTTTCAACCGAAATTCCAGGTCCATTGTCCTCGATACGAATAATCGCGGAACGGTCGGTTTCTTCTGCCGTTAACTTCACCGCACTTCCGGCAGGACAATACTTCAGCGCGTTGGACACCAAATTAACAAGCATTTTGTCGATCATCTCTTTGTCACCCCAAATCCGAACAGGCGATTCTGATTCGACGATTGTCAGTTTGATCTTTTTACTGATTGCAAGCTCTTCAAATTCAACTGCAACCTGCTTCACAAGTTGATTCAAGTCCAGCTGTTCAACCTGCAACCGATGTGTCTGAAACTTTCGTAAATCCAAAATTTGGTTAATTAATTTCAGCAATCGCTGCGTGCTTTGTTCCACCACCGAAAGCTGCTTACGAATCGGTTCAGGCGTATTCTGATCATTTACCATTTTTTCAACCGGAGCGGCAATCATGGTCAGCGGTGTACGTATTTCGTGCGATATATCAGTAAAAAAGCGCAATTTCAAATCAGCCATTTTCTGCTGCATCGCCATTTCATTTCGCAATTTGAAAATGGTGAGGATCGTTTTCTGAATCAACACAAACAGGCCCAAGAATAAGATAAAGTAAATGGCGTAAGCGAGCTTTGTCTCCCAAACTGACGGTTTTATCTTTATCTGCAAACGCCGCTCATTGTCGACCCAAACACCATTGCCATTCGTGGAGGAAACACGAAACTGATAATCTCCATGCGAGAGGTTTGTATAAGTCGCTGTCCGCTCAGCCCCGGTGTAATTCCAACTCTCTTCAAGACCGTCCAGCTTGTATCGGTATTGAATGTTCTTGCGTGCACTAAAATCGAGCGCTGCAAACTGCAACTTCAAAAAGTTTTGGTTGTGTTTTAACACGATCGTACTCCGATCATCTACGGAATAATCGAGTACTGATAGCCGAGACGAATCGGGAACATTGTTCATCAATTCGAAGCCCGTGAGGGCCAGATAAGGTTTAAAGTCGCTGACACCAACATTATCAGGATTGAGCTGCAGAATACCGTCAGAGAATCCAAACAGCAACTCTCCGTTCCTGAGCTTGCAGACGGCCGATTCTGAAAAGAGATTCTCGCCGACCACCGTTTTTACTTCCGCAAAAGTTTCAAAGCTCTCAGTTTCCGGGTCGTAACGAACCAGATTTCGTTCGGAACAAATCCAAATCCGCCCGCTATCGTCCTCTTGTATGCCTGTAATTCCTCCAATCAGGCTGGTCGTTTGCGCCGAGTAGCTTTCAAATTGGGCAGGGAACCCGTCGACAGTTTGAGCCGATTGTCTGTATAAATTTCCGCCGTAGGTGGCTAAAAACAAATTACCGTTTTCAGCCTCGTATACATACAAAATATCGTGATTCGGGAAATCAGCGTATTGCTTAAATGGAAGATCAGCTGCGGATTTCCCGGTAATTTTCAGGGATACCAAGCCATTTGTTGTCGCAACTTGCAACTCATTATTTTTGGTAAGCGTCATCCATCTCACCCACGAATAATCGTCTTCCGGGTAATTCAAAAGCTCATTGCGAATATTCAGGAAACGGATTTCCCTTCCGTCTTTCTCCAATAAATTCAATCCACCGCCCCAAGTTCCAACCCAAATTCGTCCGCTAGAATCCTGAAGCATACAATACACATCATCGTCGTTCAAACTGTATTGACCGCCCGACTCGCTATCGAACTTTGAAACACGATAAGCTCCCGATTTGGTATCGGGAACGAAATGGTAGATTCCTTCTCCCCGGGTTCCCAGCCAAACGGTTCCGTCTTTATCCTGTAAAATGCAATAAATTGCACTCTTCCAAAGCGAATGTTCCTCATCGACATACTCTCCCTGTGGCGAGAGATAGCCGATTAATTGTTGTTCCGCATCAAAAATCGCCAATCGGGATTCATCCTTGGTGGCAACCCAAATATTTCCGTTGAGGTCTTCAGCCAGAGCGCGCACATTGTTAGCTCCGGTCTGCGAAACAGGCAATTGCAACTTTCGCATTTTTTGGCGGGCAAACGAAAGCTTCTGCAAGCCCTGATTACGACTGCTAAACCACAAATTATCCTGCTGATCCACAAAAAATGTATAGTCCACATTTCGTAGAACTTTATTCCGGGCTATGTCTTCCACCATCTTGTCTGTTGCACGATCGTAGAAATAAAGCCCGCCGTTTTTAGGTTGAATCCATAAATTTCCCTCTTGGTCGTTCAGAACAAGGGGAATCGACCGTTGCGTTTGCACAACGGGCTTATCTTGATTGGCTAAAAAAGCAGTTAGCTTTTCCACTTCAAACTGAAAACGATAGATCCCGGGTTGCGCATTCGAAAACCAAAGTTCTCGGTTCAGGCTATCAACATACAAAACCCGCAATCCGGACATATCCACTTTATTTCTGAACTGCTTGCCAAAATTCTTAAATTCTCCCTTGTTAATATCATAGATGAAGAATCCATTCTCAGACGTAGTAAAAAGAATACAGCCTTGCTGCAACCACCTGGCACCAATTATGGTTGACTGATTCTCGGAATTGATCTTAAAAAATACGCGATCGCGTTTGTCATACCTCCAGATTTGTCCTCCTTCACCGGCAAACCAAATTGACTGTTCGTTCTCCGCAGAACAACGCAATACTGCATTAATCGATTGAACTTGGCCTTTCAATTCGTAGCTGTGAGCAGGTTCACCGACACCATCCCGGTCGATAAACTGCAGGCCCTCATCTGTTAGAAACCAGGTGTTCTGTTGAAAATCTTCACGAATGTCAAAAATCCGTTTCCACTTTAATTTCCCTTCTGCATCACCATAAACTGAAAGGTTGAATAACGAATCACGAATGCAGACAGCTTTTGCGTCTTCTGATAGCAACCAAACTTTTCCCGATGGCATCACCCGGATTTCGGAGACCTGGAAATCAGGCATAGCATCATGCAGAAGCCAGAATTTTTCCAGAGAGGGCTGGTAACAGTATACTTCAGATTGGTTTGACTGCAACCAAAGACGCCCAAATCTATCCTCCTGCAAATTGTTAATCCGATTCGACTTCAATTGGACCGCTTGCGACGACGAGGGCCGAACGGCTTGAAAGCGGTAACCATCGTAACGGATCAATCCATCGAAAGTACCAAGCCAAAGAAAGCCCTTTCGATCCTGAATGATTTTCAAGATAGAAGACTGTTCCAGCCCGTGTTCTTCCGAAAAGTGTTCAACAAATGAATCGGGAAGTGCGACAGCATTCCTGCAGAGCGCAAAAAGAACCAGTAGAAAAAATGAAATTTTATGGTTGATCAAAAGCCTCATAAGCCCAGTTTGGTCAACAAATTTATTGAAAAATCGACAGTTCGGCGATTCGCCGTGTAAGGACGGCAAATACACCTCGAAGTTCAGTCAATTTATACCCTCTCCAACATGGTCACCAACTTTCGATTTCCCGGTTTGTGCGTGAACCCTTAAAAAGTAAGCCGGCATTCGAACTTAACTCTGTCCTCTCAATCGGGCCATCAACTGCTTCACATCTTCATTATCCGGATAAAGCTTCAATATCTCGTCACCCAAAGTCGTTGCTTTTGCCATGTTGCTGTTGGTTAAATAAAACTGCAGTAACTCGAGACGGCTATTCAAATCCTGAACCGCATCAACTTCTTTCAATAAATAAGACTCCGCCTTCGATTTATCTTTCATGAAATCGTAAAGCATCGCAATATTGTGGTTCACGCGAGGATAGTTCGGATCAATTTTGCTCGCTTTCAACAACACTGCCAGCGACTCGTCGTATCGTCCCAGTTCACTCAAAACCAAACCCAATGCATAGGTTGCACCGGCGTCATCGGGCTGATGCTCTAAATAAATCCGGAAATGCTTCTCGGCCAAATCGTTTCTACGTGTCTGGTTATACAGATAGGCCAAATTCAGATTCACAAAATACATCTCGCCATCTTGCTCCAACGCTGCTTTGTAATACTGTTCGGCCTTCGCAAATTGGCTCTGGTGATAATAGAAATTGGCCATGTTGATTTTGCCGGTTGGAAAATCGGCGCTGTACAATAAAACCTCCTTGTATTCTTCCAAAGCCTTGTTGAAAGAACTCTTGTTCTTTTCCGGAACCTGATCGCTGCCGATTCGCAACAAATTAGCAGCGGCTTCCGTCCGAACAGCTTTCGTGTCATCGGTCAGGCCGTCAATCAGGCGGCTTATATTTTCCGGGGTTCCTTGCTGCAAACTCGCCATTGCCACCAGCCGCAGTGAAGGGTCGAGGTTTACCAGGTAATTGTCAACAACACCGGCCATTGTATCAGGATAATACGCCCCCAGGTCTTGCAAAGCCAAACTTCGGATATTTGGCGGATACAAATCGTTTCCGGCAATTTCCTTTAATTCGCTTGCAGCCTCGGTTTTACCGTCTTTTGCGGCAGCAAATGCTTGTGAATAATGGAATCGTCTCCGGCTTCCAAACCATTCTGTAATATACTTATCAGACCATTGATTGGTCTGATCAACGTGACATTGATTACAAGCATTGGGCGTTCCGTTTTTAATCGACAAATCAGGCCGTGGAATACGGAAACTGTGATCGCGCCGGTAATCGACGCCCATATAATAACGACCGTGCATGTGGCAGTTGATACACTCGGTACCCGAACCGACATCGAATTTCACACCCGACTCGGAAATAACCGCTTTCCCCGGCATTCCTGCACTTTTATGGTGATGGTGGCTGTAGGTATCGTAAACATCTTTTTGGTGACATTGCAGGCAAAGCCGGTTGCCATCGAACAAGCGTTCGCCGCTATGCACGTTGTGGCAATCGTTACATTTCACGCCGCGTTGGTACATTTTACTTTGCATGAACGACGCGTACACGTAATCTTCATCCTTGATTTGCCCATCGACATACCACGAAGGTTCATCAGGCAAAACAACCCGACTGTGATCGTAAATACTTTTGGCTGAATAATCCATGTCGCTAAGCGAACTTTTACGCGAATGGCAACGCATGCAAAGATTCACGTATTCCGCGTTATCAATGTTGCTGGTTTTCACCTCCAGCCCGAAATTTTCAAAGCCTTCCCGCGAATAGGCGGGCAACTCAGCCCATTGCACGTGGTTTGAACCAGGTCCGTGACAAGCCTCGCAACTCACATTTATTTCAGACCAAGTGGTGTGATACGAATCTTTTTCAGCATCGTATCCTTTCACCAGATTCGTTGAATGACATTCGGCGCACATGCCGTTCCAGTTCTGCGCCTGGTTGGTCCAGTGCAGCCAGTTGTTGGCATCAATCACCTGGTCTTTGTAAGTTGAATCGGCCATGTGATACCAGACTTTGTCCAGCGTATTCCAGGTAATCGGCAAGGTCTGCAGACGTCCGCGATCAAATTCAACCAGGTACTGCTGCAAAGGCGTATAACCAAATACATACTTCACTTCGTAATCGTGCATTTGCCCATCTTCACCATCACTTAAAACGAAAAACTTTCCTTCTTTGCGAAACATGCGGTAAGTATGCCCTTGAGCTTCGAGTGTTTTGTCGGAAAAATCGCCCAGCACCGTTGAATCATTCGCCACATCCATAGCCCGCTCGTGATGAGAACCTTTCCAATCGTTGTACTCATTCAGGTGACATTCTTTACAATTCTGCGCACCAACAAACCGGGGCGTTGTATCAACGAGCTCCACATCGGGTTTCAACAAAACGAACCTCAATACCATGAGCGCCGGGAAAAGCAAAACAAGGACAAGGGCTAATATGCGGATTAATTTTTTTGTTTGTTTGATATCCATACTCAGGCGTACATTACTTGTGAACGATCGAATTTACTACGCTTTACGGGGTTGGCAGTATCAACCAGTACTTTGTTGCCTTTGAACGCAATTGGATAGTAATCCAAAGCCCGGGCAGCGGGTGACGAAATTACACTCCCATCTTTGTCAAAAGCCGAAGCATGACAAGGACATTCGAAACGATCGTGGTTGGTATTGAATTGAATGACACATCCTAAATGGGTGCATTTTGACGAAACAGCGATGAAACCGCCATCGTCCAGGCGACACAGAAAGAATTCGGCCGACCCGAACGGGTAAACCCGGCCTTTTTCAAAAACGGAAACTTCGCCCGCTTCGTAATAGCTCGTTTCTGCCAGAGCACCTTTTCGATGCCCCAGGAGACGAATGAAAACGTATCCGAATTCAAGCGACGCCAAGCTGTAAAGTATTCCTTTAAAAAATTTCCGTCTACCTATTTTCATCATAATCTAACGATTGTTATTCGACTGAATACCGTTTCATTTCTCTAAAAAATCAGTTGCATTCCCGCTCCACGCAGCAGGCTGCCGGTCAGCATCATCACCAAATATGCAACAAGTATGATTGTTACCGAAACCAGAACAAGCTCCATGGCATCGGCCTTAAATTTCTTTTTCACGAAATATAGGTAAACTCCCACCGGCACAAAATAGATTAGCGCCGGCAGCACGCCCTCGCTAATCAGCACGGGCCAGGACGAAAACCAGTGCCCGAAATCGAGCAGCAAATCATCGATGACGATGATCGCAAAGGTGAAGACCGCTGTAACAATAGCTGAGAGGATAGTTATTTTCTTCCCTTTTTCCGAGTAAAACCAGACGCCTTCGTTCACCTTCCGAAAATGCACAAACGGGATGATGATGAACAGCTCAATGACCAACAGTGGAATTAAAAATGAAGCGAAAGCCGGGTGCATGTGCATGAGCAGTTCCTGGAAACCCATAAAGTACCAGGGCGCTTTACTCGGGTTTGGACTGACCAATGGCTTCGCTTTGTCCAGCAACGGTGCATCAACAAAGAAAGAAAACAGCATTAGCACGATGATCACCACCAACGCTGTTAAGGCTTCCTTATACACCAAATTCGGATGAGTTTCAACTTTTGTAGTTCGTTCCGAATGCGGTATAGCCACCCCTTTTGCCCGGCGTACCAGCCAAAAATGAACAAACATGAAAAAGACAAGCAACAATGGAAGTAAACCGGTGTGAAAATTATAAAAGCGAAGCAGCGTATCGTCATTCACAACATCGCCACCACGAATCATATCGGCCAAAAACTTGCCGACCAGCGGCGTATAATTCAGCATGTTCGTCATAATGGTCACCGCCCAGTACGAGAGCTGATCCCAGGGCAACAGGTAACCTGTGAAGTTGGAACACACAACCAGGAACATTAGCAGCAAACCGTAAAGCCAGTTCTTACGGCGTTCGTGGTAAACGGCTTGCGCATAAAAAACGCGCACTAAATGTAGAAACGAAACCACCACCAAAAGCATGGCACTCCAGTAATGCAGGTTTCGAAGCAACTGTCCAAAAAGGACATCCTTCTGCAGTCTGACAATCGAATCGTAAGCGCCACTACCAGAAGGAACATAAGCAAAACGGAGCAACATACCCGTGATGAAAAGTATGACAAACAGCAGGGCTGCGATTCCTCCAAGCCCAAATGTGCGGTTAAACACAATGGCTCGGGGCTCAACTTTTCGTGGATGAATGTGCAATAGGAAGTCCGAAATGGATCGTTCCGTCGAAGGGTGTTTCATAAGAATGGTTTTTACCGTACTGCTAATATAACACAATGTAAACTAACCTCACCAATAAGAATTCAATTCAAAAAGCTAAATAACAAATACGTGTTGTTCCTCTTGATTACTCATCTCTTGTTTTATGCAAGCAATTTCCCTGGACTTGAATTAAATCATTCATCTGCAACAGATACGCCGGCCAGCAACCGAATTACCGCAGCAAACAGGAAGTTTAATTAGCTCATAAAATACTCATTAACAGCCACTTTATGACAATCCACAACAAATTATCCACAAAGTCTGGCTTACCATGTTGATTTTGATCGGCTTAGGCCTTAATTTTGATTAGAGTAACCCTTCTACCAAACCACCATGAAAAAAATAATCGTTTTCACCGCGATCTTACTTCTGACAACCGGCAGCCTGAAAGCACAGGAATTGTTCATAACACCTTTTGCCGGTTACACCTTTGCCGACGGATTCAATTTTAACCGCGGAAGGGCAAAAATCGGTGACGGTTTCACCTATGGCGGCATCATTTCCTACGTCGTTGACAACCGAATGAGTCTGGAACTGACCTACAGCCGCGAAGATTGCCACGCCATGGCCTATTCCAGTTACTGGGGAATTGATGTGTATGAACCTATCAGCGCCAATTATATCCTGGTTGGCGGAAGCAGGCTGCTCCCTTTCAGTGAAAAGTTCAGTGCCTTTATCGGGCCCAACATCGGTGTGGGTATATACTCCGGTAAATCCGGCGACGTTGGCACAAAAACCAAATTTGCCTTTGCGCTTAACGGTGGTTGCCGGTACATGTTTACCGACCGGGTTGGCTTCCGCATCCAGGCCAACTTGAATATGCCAATTACCGACGTTGGAGGCTCGTTGTGGTGGGACTCAACCTCCGGCACATCCGTGGGAATCTCGAGCCGGGTCCCGTTTGTGCAATTCGGCTTTACCGGCGGCCTGACCTTTAATATTAACTAAACGACGATTGCCGAAACCAGATGATGGCTTCATCCCAATCATTTTGAAAACTAAAACAGAAATAAAATTGCCATGAAATACTTAAATCTCCTTCTCGTCCTGATCTTTTTTGCCGGATCGGTCAATGCAAAATCGGATTATGCAGACTGGCCCAAAACGATAACCAATTCAAAAGGTGTTCTCACCATGTATCAACCGCAA harbors:
- a CDS encoding multiheme c-type cytochrome, whose protein sequence is MDIKQTKKLIRILALVLVLLFPALMVLRFVLLKPDVELVDTTPRFVGAQNCKECHLNEYNDWKGSHHERAMDVANDSTVLGDFSDKTLEAQGHTYRMFRKEGKFFVLSDGEDGQMHDYEVKYVFGYTPLQQYLVEFDRGRLQTLPITWNTLDKVWYHMADSTYKDQVIDANNWLHWTNQAQNWNGMCAECHSTNLVKGYDAEKDSYHTTWSEINVSCEACHGPGSNHVQWAELPAYSREGFENFGLEVKTSNIDNAEYVNLCMRCHSRKSSLSDMDYSAKSIYDHSRVVLPDEPSWYVDGQIKDEDYVYASFMQSKMYQRGVKCNDCHNVHSGERLFDGNRLCLQCHQKDVYDTYSHHHHKSAGMPGKAVISESGVKFDVGSGTECINCHMHGRYYMGVDYRRDHSFRIPRPDLSIKNGTPNACNQCHVDQTNQWSDKYITEWFGSRRRFHYSQAFAAAKDGKTEAASELKEIAGNDLYPPNIRSLALQDLGAYYPDTMAGVVDNYLVNLDPSLRLVAMASLQQGTPENISRLIDGLTDDTKAVRTEAAANLLRIGSDQVPEKNKSSFNKALEEYKEVLLYSADFPTGKINMANFYYHQSQFAKAEQYYKAALEQDGEMYFVNLNLAYLYNQTRRNDLAEKHFRIYLEHQPDDAGATYALGLVLSELGRYDESLAVLLKASKIDPNYPRVNHNIAMLYDFMKDKSKAESYLLKEVDAVQDLNSRLELLQFYLTNSNMAKATTLGDEILKLYPDNEDVKQLMARLRGQS
- a CDS encoding hybrid sensor histidine kinase/response regulator transcription factor, which encodes MRLLINHKISFFLLVLFALCRNAVALPDSFVEHFSEEHGLEQSSILKIIQDRKGFLWLGTFDGLIRYDGYRFQAVRPSSSQAVQLKSNRINNLQEDRFGRLWLQSNQSEVYCYQPSLEKFWLLHDAMPDFQVSEIRVMPSGKVWLLSEDAKAVCIRDSLFNLSVYGDAEGKLKWKRIFDIREDFQQNTWFLTDEGLQFIDRDGVGEPAHSYELKGQVQSINAVLRCSAENEQSIWFAGEGGQIWRYDKRDRVFFKINSENQSTIIGARWLQQGCILFTTSENGFFIYDINKGEFKNFGKQFRNKVDMSGLRVLYVDSLNRELWFSNAQPGIYRFQFEVEKLTAFLANQDKPVVQTQRSIPLVLNDQEGNLWIQPKNGGLYFYDRATDKMVEDIARNKVLRNVDYTFFVDQQDNLWFSSRNQGLQKLSFARQKMRKLQLPVSQTGANNVRALAEDLNGNIWVATKDESRLAIFDAEQQLIGYLSPQGEYVDEEHSLWKSAIYCILQDKDGTVWLGTRGEGIYHFVPDTKSGAYRVSKFDSESGGQYSLNDDDVYCMLQDSSGRIWVGTWGGGLNLLEKDGREIRFLNIRNELLNYPEDDYSWVRWMTLTKNNELQVATTNGLVSLKITGKSAADLPFKQYADFPNHDILYVYEAENGNLFLATYGGNLYRQSAQTVDGFPAQFESYSAQTTSLIGGITGIQEDDSGRIWICSERNLVRYDPETESFETFAEVKTVVGENLFSESAVCKLRNGELLFGFSDGILQLNPDNVGVSDFKPYLALTGFELMNNVPDSSRLSVLDYSVDDRSTIVLKHNQNFLKLQFAALDFSARKNIQYRYKLDGLEESWNYTGAERTATYTNLSHGDYQFRVSSTNGNGVWVDNERRLQIKIKPSVWETKLAYAIYFILFLGLFVLIQKTILTIFKLRNEMAMQQKMADLKLRFFTDISHEIRTPLTMIAAPVEKMVNDQNTPEPIRKQLSVVEQSTQRLLKLINQILDLRKFQTHRLQVEQLDLNQLVKQVAVEFEELAISKKIKLTIVESESPVRIWGDKEMIDKMLVNLVSNALKYCPAGSAVKLTAEETDRSAIIRIEDNGPGISVEKQKKLFVRFSNFNENPDNPSTGIGLSLVKDFADQHGAKIQLDSKVGDGTKVAISFQKGHSHFGSDVDLVSPQRENAQAVDENLTAEKVLPAKAEKRANPIGLLVEDDPELRHFMKSLLDEEDYTIYEAGDGEEGLQLALQHNPDFIVSDIMMPKMDGIELLKRLRNDESTSHIPIVLLSAKTDAESKLSGLTHGADDYLTKPFSVGYFKARIANLMEQRRRLQAFYKQPDFMPETDEELMPLSTKDQEFMEELVKYIIDHMEDPEFSVEELGKQVNLSKTTFFNKLKSLTGSSPIEFIREIRLSQAAKILAEENVLVKEACYQVGFSDLKYFGKCFKAKYNLTPAEYRKKYRQVRK